GCACCCGGCGCACCGTGGTCTCATGGACCTGGCGACATCGTGCGCCGCACTGCTCGCACAGCATCACCTTGGCGGTTGGCTTCAAATAGATCGACAGCGTGCGCCCTGTGCCCTCGGGCCACTCCACGCGTTCGACGGCATAGCCCTGCCAGCCTCCCAGCGACTCCAGCAGCTTGCGATCCAGCATCTCCACGCACTCCTGATGGCAAATTCCTGCCATCAAGAGTACGAAAACTTGTCAAATCCCTCCACGCTATTGCGCGATGAACCATAAAAAAGCGCGCTGACCTTTCGGTCGCGCGCTTTTTCATTGCGGGGCGAGTGAGACGAGCGATCAGGAAAACACGCGCTTTGCGTGAATGCCCAGACCCAGCGCCACGCTGGCGAGGCGGTCGCCGAAGACCGGCGTCGCTTTCGGGAAGGCGGCGCACATCGCTCCGGACAGACAACGCAGGCCCGTCGAGCCGCCGGTGAAGTACAGCGCGTCGACATCCTCGGCGCGCAGCCCGGCGAGCGACGCCGTATGCACGGCACCCGCCGTGATGCTGGCGATTTCGTCACTCACGGCTTCCACCAGACCGGCCTCCGAGAAGGCCACGCCCAGATCGCGCTCGATGACCGACAGATCGATGCGCGTTCCGCCGCCAGCGGACACGTCGATCTTGGCCTCTTCCGCAAGACCGACCAGCGCGTGCCCGAGGCGTTGCTCGACCGTGCGCATGAGACGACGGTGATGCGCCGCGTCGGCATACAGATGCGCCGTGAGCGCCAGTTCGCCTACGCGCTTGGGTGTGTAGACGGTGTTGATCAGGTGCCACGTGGCCAGATCGAAGTAAATCCGATTGGGGACTTCCTTGCCGTCCGGGCCGAGGGCCTTGTAACCGAGTTCGCGCAGGATAGTCGCCAGCTCGATGCGGCGGTCGAAGTCCGTACCGGCAATGTGCACGCCGTGGTGCGCGAGCACGTCGTCCTTGCGATCCAGATGACGGGCGCGATCCGGGCCGACACGTACGAGCGAGAAGTCGGACGTACCGCCGCCGATGTCCACGACCAGCACTTGCTGTTCTTCCGTCAGGCGCGATTCGTAATCGAATGCGGCGGCGATCGGTTCGAACTGGAAATGCACGTTCTGGAAGCCGACGTCGCGCGCGCTTTGTTCGAGCGAGC
The Pandoraea oxalativorans genome window above contains:
- a CDS encoding Hsp70 family protein, with amino-acid sequence MSFCAIDFGTSNSAVAVKGGSAMRLVELEAGYGTLPTAVFFNADEGGRASFGRQAVADYVDGYDGRLMRSLKSLLGSSLIESTTDLGNGSAMRYIDIIATFLRHLRTHAVKADGGDLRQVVMGRPVFFVDDDPKADAAAQRSLEQSARDVGFQNVHFQFEPIAAAFDYESRLTEEQQVLVVDIGGGTSDFSLVRVGPDRARHLDRKDDVLAHHGVHIAGTDFDRRIELATILRELGYKALGPDGKEVPNRIYFDLATWHLINTVYTPKRVGELALTAHLYADAAHHRRLMRTVEQRLGHALVGLAEEAKIDVSAGGGTRIDLSVIERDLGVAFSEAGLVEAVSDEIASITAGAVHTASLAGLRAEDVDALYFTGGSTGLRCLSGAMCAAFPKATPVFGDRLASVALGLGIHAKRVFS